GAGCTCGACGGCCAGCTGCTCGCACAGCGGACGCTCGGGGCCCTCCCCCACCAGCAGCAGCCGCGACGGCACCCGGCGCGCGATTTCCGCGAACACGCGCACGACGTGGGTCGCGTTCTTCACCGGCCGGAAGTTCGAGGCGTGGACGACGATCTTCTCGTCCGGCTTCGCGAACAGCGCGCGCGGCCCGTCGTCGCGGGGGCGGAAGCGCTGCGGGTCCACGAAGTTGGGGATCACCTCGACCTCGCGGCGGGGCTCGAAGACGCGGACCGTCTCGTCGCGCAGCCAACCGCTGACGGCGGTGACCGCGTCGCTCTCTTCGATCAGGAAGCGCGTCATCTCGAAGTAGGAAGGCTCCTGGCCCACGAGCGTGATGTCGGTGCCGTGCAGCGTCGTGATCATCTTCAGCCGGTCCGGACCGATCATCGCCCGGGCCAGGTACGCGCTCGCCGCGTGCGGGATGGCGTAGTGGACGTGGAGCAGATCGAGACCGTGGCGACGCGCCACCTCGCTCATCTTGGTGGCGAGCGCCAGCGTGTAGGGCGTGTGCTGGAAGACGGGGTAGGTGACCGCCTCCACCGGGTGGAAGTAGATGTTGGCCTCGTAGCGGCGCAACCGCAGCGGCATCTCGCTGGTGATGAAGTGCACCTCGTAGCCGCGGCGGGCCAGGTTCAGTCCCAGCTCGCTGGCCACCACCCCGCTGCCGCCCTGGGTGGGGTAGCACGTGATCCCGATGACCGGCAGGCGGCTCACACCCAGCGCTCCGCGGGCAGATCTTCCAGCAGCGGCGCCTGTTCGGTGGCGAAGGCCTCGGCCAGCGGGACGCCCGCCTGGAAGCCCCAGGCGCGGGACCAGCGCTCCACCTGATCCAGGAAGGCGGGTTCGTTGATGACGGTCGGCCGCGCGCCCTCGGCCCGTTCCAGCTGGGTCGCGTAGCAGCGCAGGGCCGCCAGCTTGGCCGGCCAGCTCGCCGTCACGTCCACGTAGAGCTGCGGACGCTCGCCCGGCGCGCAGACCGTCAGCACCGCCTCGCAGATCCACAGCGGCGCCGGCGGCGGGATCGCCGTCGTCCCGGGCCAGGCGCGCAGATCGGGCAGGGCCGCCGGCCACGAGGCGAGCCGGGCCATGAAGGCCGCCTTGCGCACCAGGGCCGGGATCGCCTGGTGGTCGGGGTGGCGCCGCGGGACCGGCGCCGCCAACAGCCAGCGCGGGCGCAGGCTGCGGATGACGGCGGCGACCGCGGCCACCTGCTCGGGCCGTTCGGCCGAGACGAAGCCGTCGGGCAGCGCGGCCTGCAGCCGGCCGGCGATGCCCAGCGCCGCGGACGCACGGGCCGCCTCCGCCCAGCGCTCGTCGGGGGTGCCGTTGGAGCCGAGTTCGCCGCGCGTCAGGTCGAGCAGCCAGACCCGGCGGCCCAGGGCGGCGAAACGGGCCAGCGTGCCGCCGCAGGCGATCTCCGCGTCGTCGGTGTGCGGGCTGATGCAGAGCAGGTCGATGCCCGCGGTCGCGTCGGCGTGGTCTGGGCGCTGGTCGTCGGTCATGTCCCCACCTCGGTTGCCTGCCGGTTCATGCGGCCCCTCGCTGTTCACGAACCCGCCGGAAACGGCGGGGGCACGCGGATCCACCAGTCGCGCCAGTCGCCGTCGGCCCCGCGCGCGAAATGGGCGGCGGCCGCGGCGATCTCCGACGGCGCCAAAGCGTCCCCCCAGAGCGCCGTGGCCCAGTGCATCGCCAGGGCTCGCTCCTGCCGCTCGCCGCCCGGGGCGGCCCAGGCCGGGGCCGTCGCCGGCGGCCTCCCGCCCGCCAGTTCCTGCCGCGCGCGGAACGCCGCGCGCACCTCTTCGCGCCAGACGCGGGCTGCGCGGTCGGCCAGCGCCCTAGCCTGTCGGTCCGGCAGGCCGGCGCGGTCCTTCAGGGTGCGGGCCAAGGTCGCGGAGATCTCGGCCGAAGCCGCGTCGCCGGCCGTGTCGTCGATGGACGGCGAGCCGGCGGCCGCGTCGCGTCCGGGGTCGTCGCTCAGACGCGCGAACAGGCGCGGCAGCAGCGCCGGTTGCTCCAGCCCCAGGGCCGCGTGCAACGGGCGCAGCTGCTCCAGGTAGGCGAGTTCACCGGGGCCCGCCACGATGCCGGCCGGCCGGAAGAACCAGTCCTGGACCAGGGTCCGCAGCAGCACGCCGGGGCGCAGGTCCTGAGTCGAAGCGAGCAGAGTCGCGGGATCGACCACCCGCTCGCGGCCCCCGCCCCGTCGCAGATGGAAGGGCGCGTCCAGCGAGGCGCCGCCGATCTGGGCATGGTAGCCCAGGGCCGTCAGTTCCGCACCGCGCGCCGAGGCGAGCGCCGCCAGTTCGCTCCGGCGCGCGATCAGCTCCGCGTAGAAGGGAGACGCGGCCCGGTGCAGGCCGGCGTCGTCGCCCGA
The genomic region above belongs to bacterium and contains:
- the bshB1 gene encoding bacillithiol biosynthesis deacetylase BshB1 yields the protein MTDDQRPDHADATAGIDLLCISPHTDDAEIACGGTLARFAALGRRVWLLDLTRGELGSNGTPDERWAEAARASAALGIAGRLQAALPDGFVSAERPEQVAAVAAVIRSLRPRWLLAAPVPRRHPDHQAIPALVRKAAFMARLASWPAALPDLRAWPGTTAIPPPAPLWICEAVLTVCAPGERPQLYVDVTASWPAKLAALRCYATQLERAEGARPTVINEPAFLDQVERWSRAWGFQAGVPLAEAFATEQAPLLEDLPAERWV
- the bshA gene encoding N-acetyl-alpha-D-glucosaminyl L-malate synthase BshA, which codes for MSRLPVIGITCYPTQGGSGVVASELGLNLARRGYEVHFITSEMPLRLRRYEANIYFHPVEAVTYPVFQHTPYTLALATKMSEVARRHGLDLLHVHYAIPHAASAYLARAMIGPDRLKMITTLHGTDITLVGQEPSYFEMTRFLIEESDAVTAVSGWLRDETVRVFEPRREVEVIPNFVDPQRFRPRDDGPRALFAKPDEKIVVHASNFRPVKNATHVVRVFAEIARRVPSRLLLVGEGPERPLCEQLAVELGVADRVRCLGQVENLEEILALSDLCLLPSRHESFGLVALEAMACGTPVVATDRGGTSEFIESGQTGFLCDPDDIAGMAAASLGLLLDPALHRQVRDDGLRDAVSRFGTPCILKRYVDLYDRVLG
- the bshC gene encoding bacillithiol biosynthesis BshC; the encoded protein is MTTPPFPAEAGPALAALPDLSPLARAWLRGDAPFAGATAEWRRFLGGPSTVVAPAWRDAGWREGWLAELTVDLPDDPARATAAASVAALSAGEAEVVVTGQQPGFLGGPLLTLHKAAACVAAAGARTAAGRPTIPLFWCGDDDDDRREAFAPRLHDPRRDALLGAAPPPGPDDLVIGAAPADVWAAPEAGWLAERAPGGGLGADLAALWARARREGWTWGRLQRRALLRVFAGTGLLAVSGDDAGLHRAASPFYAELIARRSELAALASARGAELTALGYHAQIGGASLDAPFHLRRGGGRERVVDPATLLASTQDLRPGVLLRTLVQDWFFRPAGIVAGPGELAYLEQLRPLHAALGLEQPALLPRLFARLSDDPGRDAAAGSPSIDDTAGDAASAEISATLARTLKDRAGLPDRQARALADRAARVWREEVRAAFRARQELAGGRPPATAPAWAAPGGERQERALAMHWATALWGDALAPSEIAAAAAHFARGADGDWRDWWIRVPPPFPAGS